The stretch of DNA CATGAAAGAAATATGTTTCCAGAGTACGATATAATAGTAGTTGGTGCCGGTCATGCCGGATGTGAAGCTGCTGCTGCAGCTGCAAACTTAGGTTCAAAAGTTCTACTAGTAACCATGAACATGCAAACTATTGCCCAAATGTCATGTAACCCAGCCATGGGTGGCGTAGCAAAAGGTCAAATAGTTAGAGAGATTGATGCAATGGGAGGTTATTCAGGTATTGTTAGTGATAAAACAACAATCCAATTCCGCATGCTTAATCAATCAAAAGGCCCTGCAATGTGGAGTCCTCGTTCACAAAACGATCGCTATAAGTTCCATGAAGAATGGCGAAATATGCTTGAACAGACTCCAAATATTGATTTCTTCCAGGATATGGTAAGCAGTTTACTTGTAAAAGGTAATACTGTTTATGGAGTAAAAACTTCACTTGGACTAGAAATTAAATCGAAAGCTGTAGTACTTACAAACGGAACTTTTCTTAACGGAACCATCCATATTGGCGAAAAAAGATTTGGTGGTGGACGTATGGGTGAGAAAGGTGCTACTGGTTTAACGGAGCATTTAGTTGAATTAGGATTAGAATCCGGCAGAATGAAAACAGGTACTCCTCCAAGAATTGACGGAAGAAGTATCAATTATTCTGTGATGGAAGAACAACAAGGTGAAGAAAATGCAGGACGTTTCTCCTATTTAGATTTTCCTCTTCCTACTGAAAAAAGATCGTGCTACATTACCTATACCAGTCCTGAAGTTCATGATATATTAAAGGAAGGCTTTGACCGCTCACCAATGTTTACCGGAAGAATCAAAGGTTTAGGTCCAAGGTATTGCCCGTCTATTGAAGATAAAATCAACCGTTTTGCTGAAAGAGACAGACACCAATTATTCGTTGAACCTGAAGGTTGGAATACAGTTGAAGTTTATGTAAATGGTTTTTCTACCTCACTTCCAGAAGATGTACAGTATAAAGCATTGACCAAAGTTCCAGGATTTGAGAATGCAAAATTCTTCCGCCCAGGTTATGCAATTGAATATGATTTCTTCCCTCCTACTCAATTACATACGACACTTGAGACAAAGAAAATTTCAAATCTATTTTTTGCGGGACAAATAAATGGTACAACTGGTTATGAAGAAGCTGCTGCGCAAGGATTCTTAGCTGGTATAAATGCTCACCAAAAAATCAATGATAAACATGAAGTGATTCTAAAAAGATCGGAAGCTTACATTGGTGTACTCATAGATGACTTAGTGACGAAAGGTACCGAGGAACCTTATCGAATGTTTACCTCAAGAGCTGAACATCGGTTACTATTAAGACAAGATAATGCGGATATTCGACTGACTAAACTGTCGCATGATATAGGTTTAGCATCTCCAGAACGTTTGGAAAAGGTAAATGAGAAGATCAGTAAATCAGATGAAATTGTGAAATTCATGAAATCTAAATCTGTAGAACCAGGAGAAATCAATGCGTTCTTGCAAGAAAAAGGAACTTCAACAATTCCACAAAACACAAAATTGTTCAATTTACTATCACGTCCACAAATTGATTTAGTTGACTTAGTTGAGGCTTATCAACCATTAAAAGAATTCATCAACGGAAATAAAAAAGAAATTATTGAACAGGCTGAAATTAAAGTTAAGTATGAAACCTATTTTGAGAAAGAATTAGAAATGGTTTCTAAACTTCATAAAATGGAAGACCAAGGAATTAATCCAGAGTTCAACTATGACACGCTTGTCTCTCTTTCAAAAGAGTCACGTGAAAAATTGAAAAAGGTAAAACCTCGCACTTTAGGTCAAGCTTCACGAATTTCTGGTGTTTCACCAGCCGATATTTCGGTTTTAATGATACATTTATCTAAATAACTGAATTTCAGTTATTTAGATAAATTATTAGTTACAAAAACTGACTTATTATAAAGCTATATAAGACACTATCTAATTTTTTTAATATCATTACTTATAAACACAATTAAATTAAACAGAGGGCTTAAAAACGTGAAATTTTACAAAAGACAGTTTTTAAAGGATAATTTACACCTATTTTTTCTATCAACATTATTTTTAAGTGCATGTGCTAACATTGTTAGTCCAACCGGCGGTCCAAAAGATATAGCACCGCCAAAACTTCTAATCGAAACGCCAAAAAATAAAACGCTAAATTTTAAAGACAAAAAAATAGAAATTGAATTTGATGAATTAATCCAACTAAAAAATCAGTTCAAAGAAATTAGCGTATCTCCGGAAATGGATCCGGCACCAGATGTTGTCGCGAAAAAAAATATCATCCAAATTAAACTTTTAGATACGCTTGTAGAAAATACAACGTACTCTATAAATTTTGGAAACTCAATTTCTGATGTTACTGAATCGAACCCAGTAAAAAATTACCGTTATGTATTCTCAACTGGAAATTACATCGACTCTTTAAAAATATCGGGTACTGTAAATTACGTGATCGATACATCAAAATTAAAAAACGTAATTATTGCCTTGTATCCTACCGACAAAGAAACACTTTACAAACAAAAACCAATTTTATATACAAGCATTACAACCGGAGGAAAGTTTGAACTAAACAATATAAAAAATGGATCGTACAACATTTATGCAATTGCCGACGATAATGGTAACAAACGTTTTGATGAAGAAGAATATTTAGGATTCTTAGATAAACCTGTCGATTTACAAAAAGACAGTACAACTCTGAATTTTACAATTTCACCACAGATTCCTAGGAAAACGAGAGTAAGAGAAAATAAATATTATGAAGGAAAAATCTTAGTCAAATTAAATTATCCTGATGACTCTGTAAAATACAATGTGCTCTTCCCGGAAGATTTCAAAAATAAAATCAGATTAGAAAAAGCAACATCAGATTCTGTGTCTATTTGGTTGCCTAGCACTAAATTTGATTCAACAAGGATTGAGCTAACCAAACAGGGAAAACCATTCGATACAATCTTAGTGAGAAATTTTAATCAAGATCCTAAAATGGCTCCGATAAAAATTACAGATAATTTAACTTCAGAATTATTAAAACCTGGTGATACCTATAACCTGATTTTTTCACGTCCTTTAAAGGATTTGGACAAAACCAAAATTGAATTATTGGAAGACAGTGTAAAAAAAACAAACTTTACAGTAAGCCTAAAACCTAATGCAATAAGAGAATACATAGTAACTTATAGTTGGGATACAACTAAAACTTACGAAATCAACATTAAGGAAAATCAACTTGCCGACGTTTTTGGAAAAACTAACTCCTCTTATAAGCGAAAATTCATACCAGACTCAACGGCAAATTATGGAACTGTATCAGCTAATTTTTCTATTGCTCCTGGTAAACAATATATAGCCCAAGTCTTAACATCTTCAAATGAAGTTGTAAGAGAACTACTTATTTCTGAAAACAAAGTTTACTATTTTACTATTGTAAATCCAGACAGGTACAAACTTCGATATATCGAAGATGTCAACAAAAACGGAAAATGGGATATTGGTCAGGTAGAAAAAGGAATACAACCAGAACCCGTTTTTTATTATAAAGATGAAATTGCAGTTCGGGCAGGCTGGGAAATTGAAATAAATATTAACCTTAATTGATTTCTGTCGTACAATAAAGAAATACTATTAACTACTTATATGCATCCCATTCTTTCAAAGAATCAGTTCTTCATTAAAGAACATGTTGGCATGTTCAAAGCCGCTAACAATTTCGACATCCTGGACCTTGAAACGCAAGAAACATTAATGTTATGTCGCGAACCAAATTTAGGTTTCTTTACAAAAATGTTTCGTTTTACTGATTACAAACGCATGACTCCGTTTGAAATCAAAATTACTGACAACTCTCAAAATGAATTAATTACTATCAAAAGAGGGGTTTCAATATTCCTTTCAAAAGTTGATGTACTAGATCAGAGCGGAAAAGTTATTGGTAAATTCAAACAAAAATTCTTTTCTATTGGTGGAAAATTTGATGTATTAGATTCGGATGAAAGACCAATCTGTACACTCAAAGGAAAATGGACTAGCTGGGATTTTTCATTTATGAAAGGTGATGTTCAGTTAGCAAAAGTGACTAAAAAATGGGCTGGCTTAGGAAAAGAATTATTTACTAGTGCTGATAATTATGTTCTCCAAATCGAAGACCATGTACCACAAAATTCAGACGAAAGAAAATTAATTCTTGCAGCCGTAATGTGTATAGACATGGTTCTTAAAGAATAATAATGCATTAATGTAAAATAAAAAACTCCTGAAAATTTCAGGAGTTTTTTATTTATTCTCTAAACCAATCAGAATACATTATATATCTGCCTGGTAATGTATCTAACAATAGACGCTGCTCATCAGTAATTGGTTTTATTTTTTTTGCAGGAACTCCGGCATATAAATATCCCGATTCACATACTGTATTTTCCAACACAATTGCTCCAGCCGCAATAATACAATATTCATTTACAACAGCATTATCCATTACAATCGCACCCATTCCAACAAGCACATGATCTTTTAAAATA from Solitalea canadensis DSM 3403 encodes:
- the mnmG gene encoding tRNA uridine-5-carboxymethylaminomethyl(34) synthesis enzyme MnmG → MFPEYDIIVVGAGHAGCEAAAAAANLGSKVLLVTMNMQTIAQMSCNPAMGGVAKGQIVREIDAMGGYSGIVSDKTTIQFRMLNQSKGPAMWSPRSQNDRYKFHEEWRNMLEQTPNIDFFQDMVSSLLVKGNTVYGVKTSLGLEIKSKAVVLTNGTFLNGTIHIGEKRFGGGRMGEKGATGLTEHLVELGLESGRMKTGTPPRIDGRSINYSVMEEQQGEENAGRFSYLDFPLPTEKRSCYITYTSPEVHDILKEGFDRSPMFTGRIKGLGPRYCPSIEDKINRFAERDRHQLFVEPEGWNTVEVYVNGFSTSLPEDVQYKALTKVPGFENAKFFRPGYAIEYDFFPPTQLHTTLETKKISNLFFAGQINGTTGYEEAAAQGFLAGINAHQKINDKHEVILKRSEAYIGVLIDDLVTKGTEEPYRMFTSRAEHRLLLRQDNADIRLTKLSHDIGLASPERLEKVNEKISKSDEIVKFMKSKSVEPGEINAFLQEKGTSTIPQNTKLFNLLSRPQIDLVDLVEAYQPLKEFINGNKKEIIEQAEIKVKYETYFEKELEMVSKLHKMEDQGINPEFNYDTLVSLSKESREKLKKVKPRTLGQASRISGVSPADISVLMIHLSK
- a CDS encoding Ig-like domain-containing protein; translation: MKFYKRQFLKDNLHLFFLSTLFLSACANIVSPTGGPKDIAPPKLLIETPKNKTLNFKDKKIEIEFDELIQLKNQFKEISVSPEMDPAPDVVAKKNIIQIKLLDTLVENTTYSINFGNSISDVTESNPVKNYRYVFSTGNYIDSLKISGTVNYVIDTSKLKNVIIALYPTDKETLYKQKPILYTSITTGGKFELNNIKNGSYNIYAIADDNGNKRFDEEEYLGFLDKPVDLQKDSTTLNFTISPQIPRKTRVRENKYYEGKILVKLNYPDDSVKYNVLFPEDFKNKIRLEKATSDSVSIWLPSTKFDSTRIELTKQGKPFDTILVRNFNQDPKMAPIKITDNLTSELLKPGDTYNLIFSRPLKDLDKTKIELLEDSVKKTNFTVSLKPNAIREYIVTYSWDTTKTYEINIKENQLADVFGKTNSSYKRKFIPDSTANYGTVSANFSIAPGKQYIAQVLTSSNEVVRELLISENKVYYFTIVNPDRYKLRYIEDVNKNGKWDIGQVEKGIQPEPVFYYKDEIAVRAGWEIEININLN
- a CDS encoding phospholipid scramblase-related protein, with the translated sequence MHPILSKNQFFIKEHVGMFKAANNFDILDLETQETLMLCREPNLGFFTKMFRFTDYKRMTPFEIKITDNSQNELITIKRGVSIFLSKVDVLDQSGKVIGKFKQKFFSIGGKFDVLDSDERPICTLKGKWTSWDFSFMKGDVQLAKVTKKWAGLGKELFTSADNYVLQIEDHVPQNSDERKLILAAVMCIDMVLKE